A genomic segment from Drosophila willistoni isolate 14030-0811.24 chromosome 2L unlocalized genomic scaffold, UCI_dwil_1.1 Seg168, whole genome shotgun sequence encodes:
- the LOC6652278 gene encoding stress protein DDR48, translated as MKYTLIALALFAAAASASSAGQFVPRAFFTLDSEGHQSNVHPVNEHILRRLRRQVFASSSSSSSSSSSSGNGQNFASTSQVVQHPDGSVTSGQSYTQQVVPAVGGIIQNRFSDDSPTSGSAYGTNNYNAYGTNNAASYGANYNPSYSTGGSISSNTASFGSAGVPITQIHQTVTQTDASGNSVTTTLTGHTDQSGNLHTQTQKTQY; from the exons ATGAAATACACATTGATTGCTCTTGCCCTCTTCGCAGCGGCTGCTTCTGCCTCTTCCG CTGGCCAATTCGTGCCGCGTGCCTTCTTCACATTGGACTCTGAGGGTCACCAGTCGAACGTGCATCCCGTCAACGAGCATATTCTGAGACGTTTGCGTCGTCAAGTCTTCGCATCGTCGTCATCTTCCTCCTCGTCGTCCTCGTCGTCGGGCAATGGCCAGAACTTTGCGTCAACCTCTCAGGTTGTCCAGCATCCTGATGGCTCTGTAACCTCGGGACAATCCTACACCCAGCAGGTGGTTCCAGCTGTAGGAGG AATCATTCAGAACCGTTTCAGCGATGATTCACCCACAAGCGGAAGTGCCTATGGCACCAATAACTACAATGCTTATGGAACCAACAATGCTGCCAGCTATGGAGCCAACTACAATCCCTCGTACTCCACAGGCGGTTCCATCTCCAGCAACACTGCCAGCTTTGGCTCCGCTGGTGTCCCCATCACCCAGATTCATCAAACTGTCACACAAACAGATGCCTCTGGCAACTCGGTGACCACCACCCTAACTGGCCACACCGACCAGAGCGGAAACCTGCACACACAGACCCAAAAGACACAGTACTAA